In Rattus norvegicus strain BN/NHsdMcwi chromosome 3, GRCr8, whole genome shotgun sequence, a genomic segment contains:
- the Kcng1 gene encoding potassium voltage-gated channel subfamily G member 1 isoform X2, giving the protein MTLLPGDNSDYDYSALSCASDTSFHPAFFPQRQAIKGVFYRRAQRLGPQDDLHQSISLGDRRRQIIINVGGIKYSLPWTTLDEFPLTRLGQLKACTNFDDILSVCDDYDVTCNEFFFDRNPGAFGTILTFLRAGKLRLLREMCALSFQEELLYWGIAEDHLDGCCKRRYLQKIEEFAEMMEREDEEEALDSEDQESEGPSTSEGRLSRCMRRLRDMVEKPHSGLPGKVFACLSVLFVTVTAVNLSVSTLPSLREEEEQLQ; this is encoded by the exons ATGACCCTGTTACCAGGAGACAACTCGGACTATGACTATAGTGCTCTAAGTTGTGCCTCAGACACCTCCTTCCACCCAGCCTTCTTCCCACAGCGCCAGGCCATCAAAGGCGTCTTCTACCGCAGGGCCCAACGGTTGGGACCGCAGGACGACCTGCACCAGAGCATCTCACTTGGGGACCGCAGGCGACAGATCATCATCAACGTGGGTGGGATCAAGTACTCACTACCTTGGACCACACTGGATGAGTTCCCCCTGACGCGGCTGGGCCAGCTCAAGGCCTGCACCAACTTCGACGACATCCTGAGCGTGTGTGATGACTATGACGTAACCTGCAACGAGTTCTTCTTCGACCGCAACCCGGGGGCCTTTGGCACCATCCTCACCTTCCTGCGGGCCGGCAAGCTGCGCCTGCTTCGGGAGATGTGCGCCCTGTCCTTCCAGGAGGAGCTGCTGTACTGGGGCATTGCGGAGGACCACCTGGACGGCTGCTGCAAGCGCCGGTACCTGCAGAAAATCGAGGAGTTTGCTGAGATGATGgagagggaggatgaggaggaggcgCTGGACAGCGAGGATCAAGAGAGTGAGGGTCCATCCACCAGCGAGGGTCGCCTGAGCCGCTGCATGAGGAGGCTGCGTGACATGGTGGAGAAGCCACACTCAGGGTTGCCTGGCAAGgtgtttgcctgcctgtctgttctGTTTGTCACCGTCACCGCTGTCAACCTGTCTGTCAGCACCCTGCCCAGCCTGCgtgaggaggaggaacag CTGCAGTGA
- the Kcng1 gene encoding potassium voltage-gated channel subfamily G member 1 isoform X3 — protein sequence MTLLPGDNSDYDYSALSCASDTSFHPAFFPQRQAIKGVFYRRAQRLGPQDDLHQSISLGDRRRQIIINVGGIKYSLPWTTLDEFPLTRLGQLKACTNFDDILSVCDDYDVTCNEFFFDRNPGAFGTILTFLRAGKLRLLREMCALSFQEELLYWGIAEDHLDGCCKRRYLQKIEEFAEMMEREDEEEALDSEDQESEGPSTSEGRLSRCMRRLRDMVEKPHSGLPGKVFACLSVLFVTVTAVNLSVSTLPSLREEEEQFI from the exons ATGACCCTGTTACCAGGAGACAACTCGGACTATGACTATAGTGCTCTAAGTTGTGCCTCAGACACCTCCTTCCACCCAGCCTTCTTCCCACAGCGCCAGGCCATCAAAGGCGTCTTCTACCGCAGGGCCCAACGGTTGGGACCGCAGGACGACCTGCACCAGAGCATCTCACTTGGGGACCGCAGGCGACAGATCATCATCAACGTGGGTGGGATCAAGTACTCACTACCTTGGACCACACTGGATGAGTTCCCCCTGACGCGGCTGGGCCAGCTCAAGGCCTGCACCAACTTCGACGACATCCTGAGCGTGTGTGATGACTATGACGTAACCTGCAACGAGTTCTTCTTCGACCGCAACCCGGGGGCCTTTGGCACCATCCTCACCTTCCTGCGGGCCGGCAAGCTGCGCCTGCTTCGGGAGATGTGCGCCCTGTCCTTCCAGGAGGAGCTGCTGTACTGGGGCATTGCGGAGGACCACCTGGACGGCTGCTGCAAGCGCCGGTACCTGCAGAAAATCGAGGAGTTTGCTGAGATGATGgagagggaggatgaggaggaggcgCTGGACAGCGAGGATCAAGAGAGTGAGGGTCCATCCACCAGCGAGGGTCGCCTGAGCCGCTGCATGAGGAGGCTGCGTGACATGGTGGAGAAGCCACACTCAGGGTTGCCTGGCAAGgtgtttgcctgcctgtctgttctGTTTGTCACCGTCACCGCTGTCAACCTGTCTGTCAGCACCCTGCCCAGCCTGCgtgaggaggaggaacag ttcatatAA
- the Kcng1 gene encoding potassium voltage-gated channel subfamily G member 1 isoform X1 — protein MTLLPGDNSDYDYSALSCASDTSFHPAFFPQRQAIKGVFYRRAQRLGPQDDLHQSISLGDRRRQIIINVGGIKYSLPWTTLDEFPLTRLGQLKACTNFDDILSVCDDYDVTCNEFFFDRNPGAFGTILTFLRAGKLRLLREMCALSFQEELLYWGIAEDHLDGCCKRRYLQKIEEFAEMMEREDEEEALDSEDQESEGPSTSEGRLSRCMRRLRDMVEKPHSGLPGKVFACLSVLFVTVTAVNLSVSTLPSLREEEEQGQCSQMCHNVFIVESVCVGWFSLEFLLRFIQAPSKFAFLRSPLTLIDLVAILPYYVTLLVDGAASSRRKPSTGNSYLDKVGLVLRVLRALRILYVMRLARHSLGLQTLGLTARRCTREFGLLLLFLCVAIALFAPLLYVIENEMADSPEFTSIPACYWWAVITMTTVGYGDMVPRSTPGQVVALSSILSGILLMAFPVTSIFHTFSRSYLELKQEQERVLIRRAQYLIKTKSQLSGMSQDSDILFGSASSDTRDNN, from the exons ATGACCCTGTTACCAGGAGACAACTCGGACTATGACTATAGTGCTCTAAGTTGTGCCTCAGACACCTCCTTCCACCCAGCCTTCTTCCCACAGCGCCAGGCCATCAAAGGCGTCTTCTACCGCAGGGCCCAACGGTTGGGACCGCAGGACGACCTGCACCAGAGCATCTCACTTGGGGACCGCAGGCGACAGATCATCATCAACGTGGGTGGGATCAAGTACTCACTACCTTGGACCACACTGGATGAGTTCCCCCTGACGCGGCTGGGCCAGCTCAAGGCCTGCACCAACTTCGACGACATCCTGAGCGTGTGTGATGACTATGACGTAACCTGCAACGAGTTCTTCTTCGACCGCAACCCGGGGGCCTTTGGCACCATCCTCACCTTCCTGCGGGCCGGCAAGCTGCGCCTGCTTCGGGAGATGTGCGCCCTGTCCTTCCAGGAGGAGCTGCTGTACTGGGGCATTGCGGAGGACCACCTGGACGGCTGCTGCAAGCGCCGGTACCTGCAGAAAATCGAGGAGTTTGCTGAGATGATGgagagggaggatgaggaggaggcgCTGGACAGCGAGGATCAAGAGAGTGAGGGTCCATCCACCAGCGAGGGTCGCCTGAGCCGCTGCATGAGGAGGCTGCGTGACATGGTGGAGAAGCCACACTCAGGGTTGCCTGGCAAGgtgtttgcctgcctgtctgttctGTTTGTCACCGTCACCGCTGTCAACCTGTCTGTCAGCACCCTGCCCAGCCTGCgtgaggaggaggaacag GGCCAGTGTTCCCAAATGTGCCACAACGTCTTCATCGTAGAGTCGGTGTGCGTGGGCTGGTTCTCCCTTGAGTTCCTGCTGCGGTTCATCCAGGCACCCAGCAAGTTCGCCTTCCTGCGGAGCCCGCTGACCCTCATCGATCTGGTGGCCATCCTGCCTTACTACGTCACACTGCTGGTGGATGGCGCTGCCTCCAGCCGCCGCAAGCCAAGCACCGGCAACAGCTACCTGGACAAGGTTGGGCTGGTGCTGCGCGTGCTGCGGGCGCTGCGCATCCTCTACGTGATGCGCCTGGCCCGGCATTCCCTGGGGCTGCAGACCCTGGGCCTCACCGCACGCCGCTGCACGCGTGAATTCGGGCTTCtgctgcttttcctgtgtgtggcCATCGCTCTCTTTGCCCCACTGCTCTACGTCATCGAGAATGAGATGGCAGACAGCCCCGAATTCACCAGCATCCCGGCCTGCTACTGGTGGGCTGTCATCACCATGACAACCGTGGGCTACGGAGACATGGTACCCCGGAGCACGCCGGGCCAGGTGGTGGCTCTGAGCAGCATCCTCAGCGGCATCCTCCTCATGGCCTTCCCGGTCACCTCCATCTTCCATACTTTCTCCCGCTCTTacctggaactcaagcaggaacaaGAACGGGTGCTGATCCGCCGGGCCCAGTACCTCATCAAAACCAAGTCTCAGCTCAGTGGCATGTCCCAAGACAGTGACATCTTGTTTGGAAGTGCCTCTTCAGACACTAGGGACAACAACTGA